The DNA region AAACATGAGATGGAATATACCTTGGATATGATCAGGGCTATCGGCATAGAGCCGCGGGATAAGGGGCTTTTTGTTTCGGTTAGCCCGGATTCGGAAGAATGGGTTGAAGAGATGTTTCGGGAGAAAGGGCTGAGCAGCCAGAATAAGATATTAGCATTGCATCCCGGGTCCAGTTGTAAGTCCAAGATGTGGCCGGCGGAAAGGTTCGCCCAAGCCGCCAGGGAATTGTCCAGGGTAAAGGGTTTTAAGGTATTGATATTAGGCAGCCCGCAGGAAAAAGAGTTGGCGGCAAATGTCAATAAGCTGTTAGACGGGGAGGCGATCGATCTTTCCGGGACAACCATAAGCCAGGATATAAGTATCCTGAAAAGGTGCGCTTTATTGATCACTACTGATTGCGGGACAATGCATATGGCTTCAGCTTTAAACGTGCCACAGGTGGTGATCTTCGGCAGGAACCAGCCGGGGTTAAGCGTATCGCGCTGGGGGCCTACTGGAAAGAATTCCCGGGTATTGCATAAAAAGGCCGGTTGTTCGGAATGCCTGGCCCATGACTGTAAAAAAGATTTCGCCTGCCTGAAGGCGGTCAGCGTAAAGGATGTCCTGGCCGCTGTTGAGTCGTTATAGGCCAAGAAAAAATATTGACAAGATAAGACCGGGTGGTATACTAAAAATGAATATTAAGTAAAGGGATTAAAGGACAAGGACGTCCGTCAATCTTAGACGGAGTCCTTTTTTTTTGGCTTGCCGTGCTTAAAAAACAGGCGATAATCGCCGGTTATTATGACAACGGCGAAAAAGGAGGAAAGGATGTCAAAGCGGATCGAAGAGTTTATGGCAGGGGTTATCGCTAAGAACCCGGGCGAGACCGAGTTTCACCAGGCAGTGCGCGAGGTCGTGGAATCAGTAATGCCTTATGTCGAGGCTAACCCGAGATACCAGAAAGCAAAAATCCTGGAAAGGATAGTTGAACCGGAAAAAACGGTGATCTTTAGGGTCCCTTGGTGCGATGATAAAGGCGAATTCCAGGTAAACCGGGGGTTTCGTATTCAGATGAACAGCGCTATCGGCCCTTATAAAGGAGGGATACGCCTTCATCCCAGCGTTAACCTTGGCATATTGAAATTCCTGGCTTTTGAACAGGTATTTAAGAACAGCCTGACTACTTTACCTATGGGCGGCGCCAAGGGCGGTTCAGATTTCGACCCTAAAGGTAAATCCGATAACGAGGTGATGCGTTTCTGCCAGAGTTTTATGACCGAACTGCAAAAGCATATCGGCCCGGATACCGATGTCCCTGCCGGAGATATCGGCACAGGCGGACGCGAGATCGGGTTTATGTTCGGCCAGTATAAAAGGTTGCGCAATGAATTTACCGGTGTGCTTACCGGCAAAGGCCTGAATTGGGGCGGCAGCCTGGTTCGTCCGGAAGCTACCGGTTACGGATGCGTTTATTTCGCCCAGGAGATGCTCAAGACCAAAGGCGAATCATTGAAGGGGAAAGTCTGCGTGGTTTCCGGTTCAGGCAATGTCGCGCAGTATACGGTTGAGAAACTTTTGCAGCTGGGGGCTAAACCGGTCACGCTTTCCGATTCCACCGGATATATCTATGACCCGGACGGGATCAGCGAGCAGAAACTGAGATTCGTGATGGAGCTTAAGAACGTAAAACGCGGCAGGATCAAGGAATATGCCGATAAATACGGCTGCAAATACTTTGAAGGCAAAAAACCCTGGGATGTTAAATGCGATATGGCGTTTCCCTCAGCGACCCAGAACGAGATCAATGAGGCTGATGCCAAGAAGCTGATAAAGAACGGATGTCTCTGCGTGGCTGAAGGCGCGAATATGCCTTCTACCCCGGAAGCGATCGCAGTATACCAGGACTCCAAGATACTTTACGCGCCTGGTAAGGCCTCGAATGCCGGCGGCGTAGCCACCTCAGGCCTGGAAATGTCCCAGAACAGCCAGAGGCTGTCCTGGACCAGGGAAGAAGTGGATGAGAAGCTGCATCAGATCATGATCAGCATCCATGAATCCTGCGTTAAATACGGAAAAGAAGGAAAATACATCAACTATGTCAAGGGCGCGAATGTGGCTGGATTCGTTAAAGTCGCTGACGCCATGCTTGATCAAGGTTTGGTGTAATCGCGGTTAACAGCTAAGATAAAAGGGCGGGTTTCTACTCTAAAAACGTTTCCTTCGGGAAATGTAGGTTAGATCAGGAGCCCGCTCTTTTGTTTTATGCGGTTAAAAATAAATACTTGACAAAATAAAACTATATGTTATATTCTACCAAAGTGATAGAGATAGTAGAGATTAATCGGGAGAGATGAAAATGCTTAAATTATCGACTAAAGGAAGATATGGAGTTCGGTTAATGCTGGATCTGGCTCTGCATTTCGGCAAAGGCCCGATCTCGTTGAAGGATATTTCCAAAAGGCAGGAGATCTCCGAGAAATACCTGTGGCATTTGATCCCCCCGCTGAAGAATGCCGGTTTGGTCACTGCTACGCGCGGCGCGCATGGAGGTTATATATTAGCGAAACCAGCTTCGCAGATCAATCTGCAGGAGATCGTTTCTCTATTAGAAGGTCCTATGCGCCTGGTTGAATGCACGCAGGATCTGGGCGCTTGTAGACGTTCAAATAACTGTATTGTTCGGGACATTTGGACTGAGGCAACGGATAAATTTTTAGATATTTTGAGTTCTTTTACTCTAGAAAGCATTATAAAAAGGCATAACGGCAGATTTGAGGCGGTAGTATATAATATATAAGGAGGGTTAATGGCAAGGATATTCGCAGATATCACTAAAACGGTTGGAAATACTCCTTTAGTAAAGTTAAATCGTATAACTGAAGGATCGGCGGCAGTTATTTTGGCAAAGATCGAGTCATTTAATCCTTTGTCCAGCATAAAGGACCGCATAGGGGTAGCGATGGTGGAAGACGCCCAGAGGAAAGGCGTTCTTCGCAAGGATTCCGTGATCATCGAGCCGACTAGCGGTAATACCGGGATTGCTTTGGCTTTTGTGGCAGCGGCAAAGGGATACCGGCTGATCCTAACGATGCCGGAGACTATGAGTATAGAAAGGCGGAGATTGTTGTCTATCCTAGGGGCTGAAGTAGTTTTGACCTCCGGGGCAGAAGGAATGACCGGGGCAGTAGAAAAAGCGCAGGAATTAGTGAAAAAAACTCCAGGAGCAGTTATGTTGCAGCAGTTTTCTAATTCGGCTAACCCGGCTATTCATCGCAAAACTACGGCCGAAGAAATATGGAAAGATACTGAGGGTAAAGTTGATATTATTATCGCCGGAGTCGGAACCGGAGGGACGCTAACCGGGATCGCGGAAGCCCTTAAAAAGAGGAAGAAGGGCCTTAAGATGATCGCTGTAGAGCCGGATAACTCCGCGGTATTATCAGGGGGGACTGCCGGGGCGCATAAAATACAAGGGATAGGCGCTGGGTTTATCCCGCAAGTTTTGAACAGGGGGATTATAGATGAGGTCATCCGGGTCAAGGATGAGGATGCGGGGATCACCAGCCGCAGGCTGGCAAAGATGGAAGGCATTCTTGTAGGTATTTCCAGCGGCGCGGCGACCTGGGCAGCGTTAGCGGTCGGCAAAAGAAATGAAAATAAAGGCAAGGTTATTGTGGTAATATATCCTGATACAGGTGAAAGATATTTATCTGCCGATTTTTTTAATGAATAATTAATTGTCGGACGTTCAGGGAAAGGGTGAATGGTGACGAGCAATAAGATCGATATTTACGGGTTGTTGGAAAAGGTGCGCGAACAAAAGCCTATAGTGCATCATTTGACCAACTGGGTGACTATTTATGACTGCGCCAATGTGGTCAAGGTCTTTGGAGCTTCTCCGGTAATGGCCCATGCCAAAGAAGAGGCTGACCAGATGGCGGGTATCGCTTCGGCGCTGGTATTGAATATCGGAACCCTGACCGTGGAATTGGTGGAGGCAATGAAGATCGCCTGCGCTGGCGCGAACAAGAAAGGCATTCCGGTTGTGCTGGATGCCTGCGGAGCGGGGGCTACGCAGCTGCGCGATAAGAGTTGTTTTGAATTGCTGGATGAATGTAAGATAGATATCATAAAAGGAAATCCCTCGGAGATCGCCAGGATCGCCGGTGAGGATGTAAAGACAAAAGGCGTGGATTCAACTGATATCCGGGCGGACCTGAAACAATTAGCCGTAAAACTCGCTTTACAGCGCGGCTGCACTGTGGTTATCACCGGCAAAGAAGATATTATTACCGACGGCAAAAGAACATTTGTCGTCAAGAACGGTGATCCGTTGATGGCGGATATTGTCGGTACGGGTTGTATGGCTGCTTCGGTTATCGGGACGTTTGCAGCGGTTGAAAAAGATCCGGTCCTGGCAGTGTCTGCAGGGCTGGCTTGTTTTGAGATCGCCGCTGAATGCGCGGCTAAAAAGGCCAAAGGCCCGGGGTCGTTCAAAGAAGCGCTTTTTGACTGTATTTATAATTTGGATAAGAAAACCCTAGATACTAAGCAGAATATTTTTACGGCCTGAAACAGGTTTTTTTGAATATGTTACTGACAAAAGAACAGGCAGTCGGGTTGCTTTTAGATACCGATAAAAAAACGGTCGCCGGGTTATTCAGGCAGGCGGATGCTACCCGCAGGAAATATGTCGGAGACCAAGTCCATCTGCGCGGGCTTATTGAATTCTCCAATTATTGCCGTAAGGATTGCCTGTATTGCGGCTTGCGCAAGAGCAACCGCAAGCTGCGGCGGTACCGTATGGGGCTGGGGGAAATATTCGCGGCAGCTCAAAATGCTGCCGGCCTTGGTCTGCGTACTATCGTGCTGCAATCCGGAGAAGATCCGCAGTATAAGTCAAAAGAGTTGTGTTTGCTCATTGAGAAGATCAAGAAACTGGATGCGGCGGTTACTCTTTCAGTGGGGGAATTGACTTTTAGCCAATACAAACAGCTGAAGTCCGCCGGGGCTGATCGTTATCTGCTTAAATTTGAGACATCCGATCCGCAACTGTATAAAAAACTACGGCCGGGGTGCGTATTCTCCGATAGACTGCGTTGTTTAAACCAGCTTAAAGAGCTGGGTTATCAGGTCGGTTCAGGGATAATGACCGGTCTGCCCGGCCAGACTATCGGCAGCATTGCCGACGATATTTTTATTTTTAAGGACCTGGAGCTGGATATGATCGGTATCGGGCCGTTCATACCTCATCCAAATACGCCTTTGGCCAAAAGCCAGGGGGCAAGCCTGGAACAGGTATTAAGGGCTGTTGCATTAACGCGTATTGTTACTAAATATACCCACATACCCGCGACTACGGCCACAGGAACGATCGACAGCCGGGGCCGGCAAAAGGCATTGCAGTGCGGAGCGAATATCCTTATGCCCAATGCCACGCCGCTTAAGTACCGTAAGCTCTACAAGATATATCCGGATAAGATATGTTTAAGCGATGATGCCTTTAAATGCCGGGGATGCGTGAAAAAAATGGTTTTATCGCTGGGCAGGAAGATCGGTTCCGGACCCGGCCATAGTTTGAGAAAACGATGAAAAAGAAAGTTATGGTGGCGATGA from Candidatus Omnitrophota bacterium includes:
- the gdhA gene encoding NADP-specific glutamate dehydrogenase, with the protein product MSKRIEEFMAGVIAKNPGETEFHQAVREVVESVMPYVEANPRYQKAKILERIVEPEKTVIFRVPWCDDKGEFQVNRGFRIQMNSAIGPYKGGIRLHPSVNLGILKFLAFEQVFKNSLTTLPMGGAKGGSDFDPKGKSDNEVMRFCQSFMTELQKHIGPDTDVPAGDIGTGGREIGFMFGQYKRLRNEFTGVLTGKGLNWGGSLVRPEATGYGCVYFAQEMLKTKGESLKGKVCVVSGSGNVAQYTVEKLLQLGAKPVTLSDSTGYIYDPDGISEQKLRFVMELKNVKRGRIKEYADKYGCKYFEGKKPWDVKCDMAFPSATQNEINEADAKKLIKNGCLCVAEGANMPSTPEAIAVYQDSKILYAPGKASNAGGVATSGLEMSQNSQRLSWTREEVDEKLHQIMISIHESCVKYGKEGKYINYVKGANVAGFVKVADAMLDQGLV
- a CDS encoding Rrf2 family transcriptional regulator, yielding MLKLSTKGRYGVRLMLDLALHFGKGPISLKDISKRQEISEKYLWHLIPPLKNAGLVTATRGAHGGYILAKPASQINLQEIVSLLEGPMRLVECTQDLGACRRSNNCIVRDIWTEATDKFLDILSSFTLESIIKRHNGRFEAVVYNI
- the cysK gene encoding cysteine synthase A, which translates into the protein MARIFADITKTVGNTPLVKLNRITEGSAAVILAKIESFNPLSSIKDRIGVAMVEDAQRKGVLRKDSVIIEPTSGNTGIALAFVAAAKGYRLILTMPETMSIERRRLLSILGAEVVLTSGAEGMTGAVEKAQELVKKTPGAVMLQQFSNSANPAIHRKTTAEEIWKDTEGKVDIIIAGVGTGGTLTGIAEALKKRKKGLKMIAVEPDNSAVLSGGTAGAHKIQGIGAGFIPQVLNRGIIDEVIRVKDEDAGITSRRLAKMEGILVGISSGAATWAALAVGKRNENKGKVIVVIYPDTGERYLSADFFNE
- the thiM gene encoding hydroxyethylthiazole kinase; its protein translation is MVTSNKIDIYGLLEKVREQKPIVHHLTNWVTIYDCANVVKVFGASPVMAHAKEEADQMAGIASALVLNIGTLTVELVEAMKIACAGANKKGIPVVLDACGAGATQLRDKSCFELLDECKIDIIKGNPSEIARIAGEDVKTKGVDSTDIRADLKQLAVKLALQRGCTVVITGKEDIITDGKRTFVVKNGDPLMADIVGTGCMAASVIGTFAAVEKDPVLAVSAGLACFEIAAECAAKKAKGPGSFKEALFDCIYNLDKKTLDTKQNIFTA
- the hydE gene encoding [FeFe] hydrogenase H-cluster radical SAM maturase HydE yields the protein MLLTKEQAVGLLLDTDKKTVAGLFRQADATRRKYVGDQVHLRGLIEFSNYCRKDCLYCGLRKSNRKLRRYRMGLGEIFAAAQNAAGLGLRTIVLQSGEDPQYKSKELCLLIEKIKKLDAAVTLSVGELTFSQYKQLKSAGADRYLLKFETSDPQLYKKLRPGCVFSDRLRCLNQLKELGYQVGSGIMTGLPGQTIGSIADDIFIFKDLELDMIGIGPFIPHPNTPLAKSQGASLEQVLRAVALTRIVTKYTHIPATTATGTIDSRGRQKALQCGANILMPNATPLKYRKLYKIYPDKICLSDDAFKCRGCVKKMVLSLGRKIGSGPGHSLRKR